One window of the Trifolium pratense cultivar HEN17-A07 linkage group LG2, ARS_RC_1.1, whole genome shotgun sequence genome contains the following:
- the LOC123910302 gene encoding uncharacterized protein LOC123910302, giving the protein MDKGKQPMLAGSSDVLSHDIVCLSSPIQKLKDKVGEHSAVIKEYLMPKFGEAVLSGDEKSPTESVTKRSSPTYQDEEDMDLPFKLLKRSIKIEIFHTCILPN; this is encoded by the exons ATGGACAAAGGCAAACAACCTATGCTGGCAGGATCTTCTGATGTCCTTTCACAT GATATTGTTTGTCTCTCTTCCCCAATTCAAAAGCTGAAAGACAAAGTTGGTGAGCATTCTGCAGTTATTAAAGAG TATTTGATGCCAAAGTTTGGTGAAGCTGTTTTGAGTGGTGATGAGAAATCACCAACTGAAAGTGTTACTAAGAGATCATCCCCCACGTACCAAGATGAAGAAGATATGGATCTGCCATTTAAGTTGCTCAAGAGAAGTATTAAGATTGAAATATTTCACACATGTATTTTGCCCAACTAA